The following proteins are co-located in the Pomacea canaliculata isolate SZHN2017 linkage group LG10, ASM307304v1, whole genome shotgun sequence genome:
- the LOC112573461 gene encoding protein PET100 homolog, mitochondrial-like — protein MGGWKLEVFKMGVYMSFPVTLFYYFNQPAFFQSWMIEKRNQIFPPEEANAKQKINRTIEYLEKREEERKTQITKAA, from the exons ATGGGCGGGTGGAAATTAGAAGTTTTCAAG atggGAGTGTATATGTCTTTTCCAGTCACTCTCTTCTACTATTTTAATCAACCAGCATTTTTCCAGAGCTGGATGATAGAAAAAAGG AACCAGATTTTTCCACCAGAAGAAGCAAATGCT aaacagaaaataaataggACAATAGAATATCtggaaaaaagagaggaagaacgaaaaacacaaattacaaaagctgcttaa
- the LOC112573460 gene encoding uncharacterized protein C6orf62 homolog, translated as MGDPHTRKSAAINRLRCQLRKKRESLADQFDFKMYIVFHFKDQKKNCAMFEVAEVVPVMTNNYEDSILKGVKEEAYSYESSRELLDRDVVQLHAPRWQPLRRDIIGCTTEMDYFLWPRNDIDRIECHVFSRWKGDGGAFRPIVCDFVFSQLDYERQLMHLLTSREKSGLIINNPEQTVFLFVDKYVKQTSKNKVMLFKLSSVCLYIPQDQLMSWGVGSTEELVSACLTPQESC; from the exons ATGGGAGATCCACATACAAGGAAAAGTGCAGCAATCAATCGGTTGAGATGCCAGCTTCGCAAAAAGCGAGAATCGCTCGCAGATCAGTTTGATTTTAAGATGTACATTGTGTTTCACTTTAAGGATCAG aagaaaaattgTGCCATGTTTGAAGTGGCGGAGGTTGTACCAGTGATGACAAACAACTATGAAGATAGCATACTCAAAGGAGTAAAG GAAGAGGCATACTCTTATGAGAGTTCTCGAGAACTTCTTGACAGGGATGTAGTGCAGCTTCATGCACCAAGATGGCAGCCACTGAGAaga GACATCATTGGTTGCACAACTGAGATGGACTACTTCTTGTGGCCACGAAACGACATTGATCGGATTGAATGCCACGTGTTTTCCCGTTGGAAGGGTGATGGTGGGGCATTCCGGCCAATAGTT TGCGACTTTGTGTTCAGTCAATTAGATTATGAACGGCAGCTGATGCATCTGCTGACTAGTCGTGAAAAATCTGGCCTTATTATCAACAATCCAGAGCAGACGGTGTTCctgtttgttgacaaatatgTTAAGCAG ACCAGCAAGAACAAGGTTATGCTGTTTAAGCTGTCCAGCGTCTGCCTGTACATTCCACag GATCAGCTGATGAGCTGGGGTGTAGGTAGCACAGAAGAGCTTGTATCAGCCTGCCTGACTCCACAGGAGAGCTGCTGA
- the LOC112573459 gene encoding uncharacterized protein LOC112573459, with protein MTKLNVRGLSSCFPICRSELLDDLINKQPTEELNFVWIVPGHVFLSQNGGTKLLTFDCKPVSLHQELYSQNLDLVDLVSSVKYIFSSFVVNGLIFIVQQNGEVHSYQFNKDYRWSFLSQFKLCTAKDAEIISICLHKGHNAFYWCEHRSDKMYTICRLFLPDNAEKLLEGKVKQATEVMMNCLPSEVVPLGNGILIVPRYQADWARVCVFCAPSVLEMVSVSAVVGSVVGDFTDMRCPVDFSSVLLNDISLLAQTGPSIRDLGVKKDPFSETVVIVNIDGTVQELQFTERSHEKCLVTKVVMISIPDFILEKSNPWNLWCIKKNILVIVSSHNKVTLHSLLDMDAVQEIVMGDNVIISSLAIVEASAIMAAVVSNLGIHVIQGSKLCQQKKLNDLPTDRHFQTDALHVALLSQQREEQPCKAVFDQLEAFHRKWLNVQMHPPRSTLSEAVDGYLAEFWRLEELAHSLSKREIIQSFPSLSEEDIVKEVVSRCHCMTPDAAAAELLWLSAKYPTTLLKVLLRNLDVDKETLTPEDHEVWHATLGLEGGEAHMMATSCPMTFEIICRLLYIQRPQSLVTFVRNTQQVSEEAVGVSAFVRKKHTLQYYVRAMECLPNPEQSQNPPVAAAAKAQIILLGETEHSHERALRFLLQHSQWSQAVQLLQSLGHERIEFTPLYFLLLQEFVQKQVLSDYAKEVFCLLPSWKSFLSVAKVIGEGPDSSKYSSITATSPSVFCCGPPDIPLSALRPHLMGLLRKESNH; from the exons ATGACAAAATTAAATGTGCGAGGCTTAAGTTCGTGCTTTCCTATTTGTCGAAGCGAG TTGCTTGATGATTTGATAAATAAGCAGCCCACAGAAGAGTTGAACTTTGTATGGATAGTACCAGGCCATGTCTTTTTATCTCAAAACGGAGGAACCAAACTGCTGACATTTGACTGCAAACCAGTTAGTCTTCATCAG GAACTGTACTCACAAAACCTGGATTTAGTGGATCTAGTatcttctgtaaaatatatattttcctcCTTCGTGGTGAATGGGCTGATATTCATT GTTCAGCAGAATGGTGAGGTCCATAGTTATCAGTTTAATAAGGACTATAGATGGTCCTTTCTTTCACAATTTAAACTGTGCACAGCAAAAGATGCAGAGATCATCAGCATCTGTCTTCACAAGGGACACAATGCATTCTATTGGTGTGAACATCGGTCAGACAAGATGTACACCATCTGTAGACTCTTCCTTCcagaca ATGCAGAAAAGCTGCTGGAGGGAAAGGTAAAACAAGCAACAGAAGTAATGATGAACTGTCTTCCAAGTGAGGTTGTGCCTTTAGGAAATGGAATTCTTATTGTACCTAG GTATCAGGCAGACTGGGCAagagtgtgtgtattttgtgcgCCAAGTGTCCTGGAAATGGTTTCAGTGTCAGCAGTTGTTGGAAGTGTTGTAGGAGACTTCACAGACATGAGATGTCctgttgatttttcttctgttcttcttaATGATATTTCTCTTTTAGCTCAG ACTGGACCATCTATCAGAGATCTAGGAGTGAAAAAGGATCCATTTTCTGAAACAGTTGTCATTGTAAACATTGATGGAACAGTTCAAGAGTTACAGTTTACAGAAA gatccCATGAGAAGTGTTTGGTGACCAAAGTGGTAATGATTTCCATCCCAGactttattttggaaaaaagtaaTCCCTGGAATTTGTGGTGTATCAAGAAGAATATACTAGTGATTGTCTCTAGTCATAATAAAGTCAC GCTGCACTCACTTCTAGACATGGATGCTGTCCAGGAGATTGTCATGGGTGATAACGTCATAATTTCAAGCCTTGCCATTGTGGAAGCATCAGCAATTATGGCAGCTGTTGTCTCTAACTTGGGCATTCATGTCATTCAG GGAAGTAAGTTATGTcagcaaaagaaattaaatgatctTCCCACTGACAGGCACTTTCAGACTGATGCCTTGCATGTTGCACTGCTCAGTCAG CAAAGAGAAGAGCAGCCATGCAAAGCAGTATTCGATCAGCTTGAAGCTTTCCACAGGAAGTGGCTGAATGTGCAGATGCACCCTCCAAGGTCTACTCTGTCAGAGGCAGTTG ATGGTTACCTGGCAGAGTTTTGGAGACTGGAGGAACTTGCACACAGTCTTAGTAAAAGAGAG ATTATACAGTCTTTCCCTTCACTGTCtgaagaagacattgtcaaagaAGTGGTATCTAGGTGTCACTGTATGACAccagatgctgctgctgcagaacTTCTGTGGTTGTCAGCAAAGTATCCAACCACACTTTTAAAGGTTTTGCTGAGAAATCTAGATGTAGATAAAG AGACTCTAACACCTGAGGATCATGAGGTGTGGCATGCCACCCTGGGACTTGAGGGAGGGGAGGCTCACATGATGGCCACAAGCTGCCCAATGACCTTTGAAAtcatctgtcgtctgctgtacaTCCAACGACCTCAGTCACTT GTTACTTTTGTACGCAACACACAGCAAGTCAGTGAAGAAGCAGTAGGTGTTTCAGCATTTGTGCGCAAGAAACATACG CTTCAGTATTATGTCCGAGCCATGGAGTGTTTGCCTAACCCTGAGCAATCACAAAATCCTCCAGTAGCAGCTGCAGCCAAAGCTCAGATCATTCTTCTTGG GGAGACAGAACACAGTCATGAAAGAGCTCTAAGATTCCTTCTGCAACACAGTCAGTGGTCACAGGCAGTTCAGCTGCTTCAGTCTCTTGGCCATGAGAGAATAGAGTTTACACCCCTCTACTTTCTCTTGTTGCAAGAATTTGTGCAG AAACAAGTCCTCTCAGACTATGCGAAGGAAGTATTCTGCCTTTTGCCTTCATGGAAAAG TTTCCTGTCAGTTGCTAAAGTGATAGGAGAGGGCCCAGACTCCAGTAAGTACAGCTCCATCACTGCCACATCTCCATCTGTTTTCTGCTGTGGTCCTCCGGACATTCCTCTTTCAGCTCTTCGGCCACATCTGATGGGTCTGCTTCGTAAAGAGTCCAACCACTGA
- the LOC112574421 gene encoding putative ferric-chelate reductase 1 produces the protein MNILKKKWLVLSMLVCVYLAEIGHCYSGGAPEVACSSLIPGHGVGAQTSPSPYILQVDPEFTPGKKITVTIAGRTEGTAFKGFMVTAYSQGFTVGSIAITDAENSQTRCNGLTVSHKGASPRTKVSFDWVAPNDIEAGTEVSFTGTVVKDRETFWTKITSNITKATATTASATNVASNVANNVPPKNDPSLLGSGGGPSGFLPADPKCGVSKACLHRCTKNKCEFIVSWKDMGNTLSMEMAFRLPGSQEYWIAVGFSRDQKMGDDSVTECIMRDSRVEVYQSFNDGDNNNYLDNKRAGLSEVKGNVEDGVLYCSFLRAKTYPHDPRVFDLNEDYYLFVATGEAFSGNKLPHAHDVSPLTSERKIDLQILENLAGGQVPSSVLVKIHAILMIISWLLLTSFGVMTAKYGKPLWPKFSPCGTNIWFHIHRTTMFLTVILSVAGLVVIFVDSEGYSRIPHVVGKAYWPIHPPLGLLVMVLTIINPVMALFRPSPENANRYIFNWSHWGVGVMAWFLASIEVFIGLDLEKAHAPNESIYILLAWGVYHIIVVVVLEVLPRPLAQCYTTLAENTTRKGRSYNLERVRTADGTYADNGANEQAKPPADSAETKIPVGSSKQPTGDELKVRRVILVFHYGVVTIFTLIILLVTFLYMPPMPEAA, from the exons ATGAacatcttaaagaaaaaatggcTGGTCTTaagcatgcttgtgtgtgtctaCCTGGCCGAAATTGGACACTGTTATAGCGGAGGTGCACCAGAAGTCGCTTGCAGTTCTTTGATTCCGGGTCACGGGGTGGGGGCCCAAACCTCGCCTTCGCCCTACATTTTACAGGTGGATCCGGAGTTTACACCTGGAAAGAAAATCACAG TCACTATAGCTGGAAGGACAGAAGGCACAGCGTTTAAAGGCTTCATGGTGACAGCCTACTCCCAGGGCTTTACAGTGGGATCCATTGCCATCACTGATGCAGAGAACTCGCAGACACGATGCAAT GGGCTCACTGTCAGCCACAAGGGCGCATCGCCGAGAACCAAGGTGTCGTTTGACTGGGTGGCTCCTAATGATATTGAAGCCGGCACAGAAGTCAGCTTCAC CGGAACTGTTGTGAAGGACAGAGAGACGTTCTGGACGAAAATAACATCAAACATCACTAAAGCTACCGCCACGACAGCATCAGCCACTAACGTCGCCAGCAACGTCGCAAACAACGTCCCTCCCAAGAATGATCCCTCGCTCCTGGGGTCCGGAGGAGGG CCATCCGGGTTTCTGCCGGCTGACCCCAAGTGCGGGGTATCCAAAGCATGCCTGCATCGATGCACGAAGAACAAATGTGAATTCATCGTCAGCTGGAAAGACATGGGAAATACCTTAAGCATGGAAATGGCTTTCCGACTCCCAGGCTCTCAGGAATACTGGATAGCGGTTGGCTTTTCCAGGGATCAAAAAATG GGTGATGATAGTGTCACAGAGTGCATCATGCGAGACAGCAGGGTGGAAGTCTATCAGTCATTCAACGATGGGgacaacaacaattatttgGATAAC AAAAGAGCGGGCTTATCAGAAGTGAAGGGTAATGTGGAAGATGGAGTGTTGTACTGCAGTTTCCTTCGCGCAAAGACCTATCCACACGACCCTCGAGTCTTTGACCTCAATGAGGACTATTACCTGTTTGTTGCAACTGGAGAGGCTTTTTCTG GTAACAAACTTCCTCATGCTCATGATGTGTCTCCGCTTACGAGTGAACGTAAAATTGACCTGCAAATCCTTGAGAATCTAGCGGGTGGACAGGTACCCTCATCGGTGCTCGTGAAGATCCACG CTATACTGATGATTATTTCGTGGCTTCTTTTGACAAGTTTCGGCGTAATGACAGCAAAGTATGGCAAGCCGTTGTGGCCCAAATTTTCTCCATGTGGTACAAACATTTGGTTCCAT attCATCGGACGACCATGTTCTTAACGGTCATCCTAAGTGTCGCTGGCCTCGTTGTGATATTTGTTGACAGTGAAGGCTACAGTCGC ATTCCTCACGTCGTCGGTAAAGCATACTGGCCGATACACCCACCTCTTGGATTGCTCGTCATGGTCCTGACTATCATCAAC CCTGTCATGGCACTTTTCCGTCCTTCTCCGGAAAATGCAAACCGTTACATTTTCAACTGGTCGCACTGGGGTGTCGGGGTCATGGCCTGGTTCTTGGCAT CAATTGAAGTATTCATTGGCCTTGACCTCGAGAAAGCACATGCCCCGAATGAATCCATCTACATCTTGCTGGCTTGGGGGGTCTACCatatcatcgttgtcgtcgtcttGGAAGTTTTGCCGCGTCCCTTGGCTCAGTGTTATACTACGCTGGCTGAGAACACCACTA GGAAAGGCCGGAGCTACAACCTGGAAAGGGTGCGCACTGCTGATGGAACATACGCAGACAACGGTGCCAATGAGCAAGCCAAACCGCCTGCAGACTCTGCCGAGACCAAGATCCCTGTTGGAAGCTCCAAACAACCTACTGGTGAT GAGCTGAAAGTCAGACGAGTTATCCTTGTCTTCCATTACGGAGTGGTAACGATCTTCACCCTCATAATTCTGCTGGTGACCTTCTTATACATGCCACCAATGCCGGAAGCTGCATGA